From the Phycisphaerales bacterium AB-hyl4 genome, one window contains:
- a CDS encoding N-acetylglucosamine-6-phosphate deacetylase, with protein MPDANDTSAGYIDLQVNGYAGVDFNHDSLTPASLRHACERMRADGVEACLATIITAQPDAIARRLARLAQWREQDELIKSVIRGLHIEGPALNPADGFRGAHDLQAIQPASVDLFMPLLEAGGGLVRMVTLAPEYDPGMATIRRLSREGCLVSAGHCDASLDQLREAIDAGLRLYTHLGNGCPMNMHRHDNIIQRCLHLRDALTICFIADGVHVPYVALANYLALTGDEGAVVVTDAMAAAGLGPGNYTLGHWEIEVGEDLAAWAPGRAHLVGSAMTMRQAHANLHEHLGLDAQQITRLTRTNAGLLLDEIEAANVK; from the coding sequence ATGCCCGACGCCAACGACACCTCCGCCGGCTACATCGACCTCCAGGTCAACGGTTACGCCGGCGTCGACTTCAACCACGACTCGCTTACCCCCGCAAGCCTGCGTCACGCCTGCGAGCGCATGCGGGCCGACGGCGTCGAAGCCTGCCTGGCCACCATCATCACCGCCCAGCCCGATGCCATCGCCCGCCGGCTCGCTCGGCTCGCTCAATGGCGCGAGCAAGACGAACTGATCAAGTCCGTCATCCGCGGCCTGCACATCGAAGGCCCCGCCCTGAACCCGGCCGACGGCTTTCGTGGGGCCCACGACCTCCAGGCCATTCAACCCGCCAGCGTCGACCTGTTCATGCCCCTGCTCGAAGCCGGCGGCGGACTCGTCCGCATGGTCACCCTCGCGCCGGAATACGACCCCGGCATGGCCACCATCCGCCGACTTTCGCGAGAAGGCTGCCTCGTCTCGGCGGGCCATTGCGATGCATCGCTCGACCAGCTTCGCGAAGCCATCGACGCCGGCCTTCGGCTATACACGCACCTGGGCAACGGCTGCCCGATGAACATGCACCGTCACGACAACATCATTCAACGCTGCCTCCACCTCCGCGACGCGCTGACCATCTGCTTCATCGCCGACGGCGTGCATGTGCCCTACGTCGCGCTGGCGAACTACCTCGCGCTGACCGGCGACGAAGGCGCGGTCGTCGTCACCGATGCGATGGCCGCCGCCGGCCTCGGCCCCGGCAACTACACGCTTGGGCATTGGGAGATCGAAGTCGGCGAAGACCTCGCCGCCTGGGCGCCGGGCCGGGCACACCTCGTCGGCTCGGCGATGACGATGCGTCAAGCCCACGCAAACCTGCACGAACACCTCGGCCTCGACGCGCAGCAGATAACTCGACTCACG
- a CDS encoding LacI family DNA-binding transcriptional regulator yields the protein MRSTLQDVARRAGVSPSAASAALRPGRSSNVRLAEATRQRVLEAAAALGYRTNPLARALRGEATRTIGVLWWLGSPSGREFMARRIARMLQVNDYSTYLADHFASAEQVAEALKDFAVRGIDGVVLESDDTIAASRDVQQAIQAFKAAVVVQPTETSLGTDNIVHDRYVAIREAVDHLVATGRRRPVYLVARHANLGKASTFLDQLRRHGLTPAPDAVLDVDERHADNFGQLAIEALDAREAGRANVGFDAVLATSDELAVGAIAWLRGRGLRVPDDVAVVGANDAHMAGFLDPPLASVDRREPELVSLIEEKLFRRLDAPDAPPTRTSLAMRFVWRPSAGGSAQHPGQP from the coding sequence ATGCGGTCAACTTTACAAGATGTCGCAAGGCGAGCGGGTGTGTCACCCTCCGCGGCTTCGGCGGCGCTGCGGCCGGGGCGGTCGAGCAATGTCCGCCTTGCTGAGGCGACCCGACAGCGCGTGCTGGAGGCGGCTGCGGCGCTGGGATATCGCACGAATCCGCTGGCCCGCGCGTTGCGTGGCGAGGCGACGCGGACCATTGGTGTGTTGTGGTGGCTCGGCTCGCCGTCCGGCCGTGAGTTCATGGCAAGGCGGATCGCGCGGATGCTTCAGGTGAATGATTATTCAACGTACCTTGCTGACCACTTTGCTTCGGCGGAGCAGGTCGCCGAGGCGTTGAAGGACTTTGCCGTTCGCGGCATAGATGGCGTCGTGTTGGAGAGTGACGACACGATCGCGGCGTCGCGCGACGTGCAGCAGGCGATACAAGCGTTCAAGGCGGCGGTGGTCGTCCAGCCGACCGAGACATCGCTGGGAACGGACAATATTGTTCACGATCGTTATGTCGCGATCCGCGAGGCGGTCGACCATCTGGTTGCCACGGGCCGACGTCGGCCGGTGTATCTGGTCGCGCGGCATGCGAACCTCGGCAAGGCGTCGACGTTTCTCGATCAACTGCGACGTCACGGCCTCACGCCCGCGCCGGACGCCGTGCTGGATGTCGACGAACGCCATGCCGACAACTTCGGCCAACTGGCGATCGAAGCACTCGATGCGCGGGAGGCGGGACGGGCGAACGTGGGCTTTGACGCCGTGCTCGCGACGAGTGACGAACTGGCGGTGGGCGCGATCGCCTGGCTGCGGGGTCGGGGCCTGCGCGTGCCCGATGACGTGGCGGTGGTCGGAGCGAATGATGCACATATGGCCGGTTTTCTCGATCCGCCGCTGGCCAGTGTTGATCGGCGTGAACCGGAACTGGTTAGCCTCATTGAAGAAAAGCTGTTTCGTCGGCTCGACGCACCTGACGCGCCGCCGACGCGTACGAGTTTGGCGATGCGTTTCGTCTGGCGGCCGTCGGCCGGCGGTTCGGCGCAGCATCCAGGCCAGCCGTGA
- a CDS encoding glucosamine-6-phosphate deaminase, giving the protein MQIDISPTKQELGRRAAEQGIPLIREAIEQRGEANIIVATGASQFEMLEHLAKADLPWHKVTAFHLDEYVGMPLTHPASFRLYLWQRFVSRLPLPLKAFHYLNGEEDAEAETKRVGAIIAEHPIDVAFVGIGENGHMAFNDPPADFETESPYLVVALDEACRKQQLGEGWFPTFDDVPTHAISMSIKQILKSKSIIVSVPDERKAQAVQASVENPVSPKDPATCLQMHDRVWLYLDEPAASKLSSAARS; this is encoded by the coding sequence ATGCAGATCGACATCAGCCCCACCAAGCAGGAACTCGGCCGACGTGCTGCGGAGCAAGGCATTCCGCTGATCCGCGAAGCGATCGAACAGCGCGGCGAGGCGAACATCATCGTCGCCACGGGCGCAAGCCAGTTCGAGATGCTCGAACACCTTGCCAAGGCTGACCTGCCCTGGCATAAGGTGACGGCGTTTCACTTGGACGAGTACGTGGGCATGCCGCTGACGCATCCGGCGAGCTTCCGTCTTTACCTCTGGCAGCGCTTTGTCAGCAGGCTGCCGCTGCCGTTGAAGGCGTTCCACTATCTCAACGGTGAAGAGGACGCGGAGGCGGAGACCAAGCGCGTCGGTGCGATCATTGCCGAGCATCCGATTGATGTGGCATTCGTGGGCATCGGCGAGAACGGGCATATGGCGTTTAACGATCCGCCGGCCGACTTTGAGACGGAGTCGCCTTACCTGGTCGTGGCGTTGGACGAGGCTTGCCGTAAGCAGCAGCTTGGCGAAGGCTGGTTCCCCACGTTTGACGATGTACCGACGCATGCGATTTCGATGTCGATCAAGCAGATCCTCAAGAGCAAGTCGATCATCGTGAGCGTACCGGACGAGCGGAAGGCGCAGGCGGTGCAGGCGTCGGTGGAGAACCCGGTGTCGCCCAAAGACCCGGCGACCTGTCTGCAAATGCACGATCGCGTCTGGCTGTACCTTGATGAGCCGGCGGCTTCGAAGCTCAGCTCCGCGGCGCGGTCGTGA
- a CDS encoding HIT domain-containing protein, protein MRNENLWAPWRIDYIRGLSDAKDADPAADADCFLCDAAADGHDTAALADRLILLRDERGLLMLNRYPYTNGHLLIAPLDHVPELSDMTADQRTGLMELTELATRLLKTVLNPQGVNLGMNLGRCAGAGVPGHAHMHVVPRWNGDVNFMNAVAGVRVIPQDLASAYDDLKTALPSLT, encoded by the coding sequence ATGCGCAACGAAAACCTCTGGGCGCCTTGGCGCATCGATTACATCCGCGGCCTGAGCGACGCGAAAGACGCCGACCCCGCCGCCGACGCCGACTGCTTCCTCTGCGACGCCGCGGCCGACGGCCACGACACCGCTGCGCTCGCCGACCGCCTCATCCTGCTCCGCGATGAGCGCGGCCTGCTCATGCTCAACCGCTACCCCTACACCAACGGCCATCTGCTGATCGCCCCGCTCGACCACGTGCCCGAACTCAGCGATATGACCGCCGACCAGCGCACCGGCCTGATGGAGCTGACCGAACTGGCCACCCGCCTGCTCAAGACGGTGCTCAATCCGCAGGGCGTCAACCTCGGCATGAACCTCGGCCGATGCGCCGGTGCCGGCGTGCCAGGCCACGCCCACATGCACGTCGTCCCGCGATGGAACGGCGATGTGAATTTCATGAACGCCGTCGCCGGCGTCCGAGTCATCCCGCAAGACCTCGCCTCGGCTTACGACGATCTCAAGACCGCCCTCCCGAGCCTGACTTGA
- the thrC gene encoding threonine synthase, with translation MSDTAYQQCLDPDCQATFDVGEVHVACPVCAKQNRQSLLDIRYNWDKARPPRSFGMFEKRWMTKGEHGQGRLDFSGVWRFRELMPFYRDTDNIVTIGEGRTNLQDAQLLAKQINHKPGNLFLQYEGLNPSGSFKDNGMTAAFTHARLVGAKRVACASTGNTSASLAMFASLSEMTGIVFIGSGKIAYGKLSQALEYGARTLQVQGDFDACLRRVRQITVEHPDLGIYLMNSVNPFRLEGQKSIMFRVLEALDWQVPDWIVVPGGNLGNCAAFGKAFSELKELGLITQIPRLAVIQAAGANPLHKLVNEHGLTWNGGRYDREKVRQFFSEMDAADVHAHTIASAIEIGHPVNLPKALRSLDIMNGVVREVDDETILEHKALVGRYGFGCEPASAASVAGARQLIEEGVISRDERVVCILTGHVLKDPDATVTYHTGLDVKAIQDTAPRKKVTGRLANPPIPVPDDLEAIIKAVGADEVPPRPDGGDPHPHLPVTEY, from the coding sequence ATGAGCGATACCGCATACCAGCAATGCCTCGATCCCGACTGCCAGGCCACCTTCGACGTGGGCGAAGTCCACGTCGCCTGCCCCGTCTGTGCGAAGCAGAACAGGCAGTCCCTGCTTGATATCCGCTACAACTGGGATAAGGCACGCCCGCCACGATCGTTCGGCATGTTCGAAAAGCGCTGGATGACCAAGGGCGAGCACGGCCAGGGCCGACTCGACTTCTCCGGTGTCTGGCGCTTCCGCGAACTGATGCCCTTCTACCGCGACACAGACAACATCGTCACCATCGGCGAAGGACGGACGAACCTCCAGGACGCCCAACTGCTCGCGAAGCAGATCAACCACAAGCCAGGCAACCTCTTCCTCCAGTACGAGGGCCTCAACCCCTCCGGCTCGTTCAAAGACAACGGCATGACCGCCGCGTTCACCCACGCTCGGCTCGTCGGCGCCAAGCGCGTCGCCTGTGCCAGCACGGGCAATACCTCCGCCAGCCTTGCCATGTTCGCGTCGCTGTCGGAGATGACCGGCATCGTCTTCATCGGCTCGGGCAAGATCGCCTACGGCAAGCTCTCGCAAGCACTCGAATACGGCGCTCGCACGCTTCAGGTGCAAGGCGACTTCGACGCCTGCCTCCGCCGTGTGCGACAGATCACCGTCGAACATCCCGACCTGGGCATCTACCTGATGAACAGTGTCAACCCCTTCCGCCTCGAAGGCCAGAAGAGCATCATGTTTCGCGTGCTAGAAGCGCTCGATTGGCAGGTTCCCGACTGGATCGTCGTGCCCGGGGGCAACCTGGGCAACTGCGCGGCGTTCGGCAAAGCGTTCAGCGAACTCAAAGAGCTCGGCCTCATCACGCAGATCCCCCGTCTGGCTGTGATCCAGGCTGCGGGCGCGAATCCGCTGCATAAGCTCGTCAACGAGCATGGCCTGACGTGGAACGGCGGCCGATACGATCGTGAAAAGGTGCGTCAGTTTTTCTCGGAGATGGATGCCGCCGACGTTCATGCCCACACCATCGCCAGCGCCATCGAGATCGGCCACCCCGTGAACCTGCCCAAGGCGCTACGCTCGCTGGACATCATGAACGGCGTCGTTCGCGAAGTCGACGACGAAACCATCCTCGAACACAAGGCCCTCGTCGGCCGATACGGCTTCGGCTGCGAGCCGGCCAGTGCCGCCTCCGTCGCCGGGGCACGCCAACTCATCGAGGAAGGCGTCATCAGCCGCGATGAGCGCGTCGTGTGCATCCTCACCGGCCACGTGCTCAAAGACCCCGACGCCACCGTGACCTATCACACCGGCCTCGACGTGAAAGCCATTCAGGACACGGCGCCACGCAAAAAAGTCACCGGCCGACTGGCGAATCCACCGATTCCCGTGCCGGACGATCTGGAAGCGATCATCAAGGCCGTTGGAGCGGACGAGGTTCCACCCCGCCCCGACGGCGGCGACCCGCACCCGCATCTGCCAGTAACCGAATATTGA
- the proS gene encoding proline--tRNA ligase, producing the protein MAKTAITPTRQENYPEWYQQVVRAADMAESSPVRGCMVIKPWGYALWENIQRTLDDMFKATGHRNAYFPLFIPKSFLEKEAEHVEGFAKECAVVTHHRLIEGADGGLIPDPDAKLDEPLIVRPTSEMIIGDAFSRWVESYRDLPLLINQWANVVRWELRTRLFLRTSEFLWQEGHTAHATKEEAVEETLKMLDVYVDFAENWMALPVIKGKKSEGEKFPGAVDTYTFEPMMQDRKALQAGTSHFLGQNFAKAQDIEFLDADGERKHAWTTSWGVSTRLIGGLIMAHADDDGLVLPPKLAPAHVVILPITFKADDPQKVIDYCNNLATELRQLYYHGRRIEVEVDTRDLRGGDKNWEWVKKGVPIRLEVGPRDMADDAVFMARRDKSPKEKQSVPRQQFVEQLTQYLDEMQQALFDRAKAHRDEHMRGFKDREKFYKFFTPKNKEQPEIHGGFALAHWCGDEDVAAKVQKDLGVTIRCIPFTDPLGEEGEGRCIFTGKPSPKRVVWAKSY; encoded by the coding sequence ATGGCTAAAACCGCAATCACGCCCACCCGTCAAGAAAACTACCCCGAGTGGTATCAGCAGGTCGTCCGCGCCGCGGACATGGCCGAGTCGTCGCCGGTGCGCGGCTGCATGGTGATCAAGCCATGGGGCTACGCGCTCTGGGAAAACATCCAGCGCACGCTCGACGACATGTTCAAAGCGACCGGCCATCGCAATGCCTATTTCCCGCTGTTCATCCCCAAGAGCTTTCTTGAGAAGGAAGCTGAGCACGTCGAGGGCTTCGCGAAAGAGTGCGCGGTCGTCACGCATCATCGTCTCATCGAAGGCGCTGACGGCGGACTGATCCCTGATCCCGACGCGAAGCTGGACGAGCCTTTGATCGTTCGGCCGACGAGCGAGATGATCATCGGCGACGCGTTTAGCCGATGGGTCGAAAGCTATCGCGATCTGCCGCTGCTGATTAACCAGTGGGCCAACGTCGTCCGTTGGGAGCTCCGCACACGGCTGTTCCTGCGCACCAGTGAGTTTCTCTGGCAGGAAGGTCACACGGCTCACGCGACAAAGGAAGAAGCGGTCGAAGAAACGTTGAAGATGCTCGACGTCTACGTCGACTTCGCAGAGAACTGGATGGCGTTGCCGGTGATCAAGGGCAAGAAAAGTGAAGGCGAAAAGTTCCCGGGCGCGGTGGATACGTATACGTTCGAGCCGATGATGCAGGACCGCAAGGCGTTGCAGGCGGGGACGTCGCATTTCCTCGGCCAGAACTTCGCTAAGGCGCAGGATATCGAGTTTCTCGACGCGGATGGCGAACGCAAGCATGCGTGGACGACTTCATGGGGCGTCTCCACTCGACTCATCGGCGGGCTGATCATGGCCCACGCTGACGACGACGGCCTCGTGCTCCCGCCCAAGCTCGCGCCGGCCCACGTGGTCATCCTGCCCATCACCTTCAAGGCCGACGACCCGCAGAAGGTGATCGACTACTGCAACAATCTCGCGACCGAGTTGCGGCAGCTTTACTATCACGGCCGACGCATTGAGGTCGAGGTCGACACGCGCGACCTGCGCGGCGGCGACAAGAACTGGGAGTGGGTGAAAAAGGGCGTGCCGATCCGCCTGGAAGTCGGCCCGCGCGATATGGCGGACGACGCGGTGTTCATGGCCCGTCGGGACAAGAGCCCGAAGGAAAAGCAGAGCGTGCCCCGTCAGCAGTTTGTCGAGCAGCTCACGCAGTATCTCGACGAGATGCAGCAGGCGTTGTTCGATCGCGCGAAAGCGCATCGTGACGAGCATATGCGTGGGTTCAAGGATCGTGAGAAGTTTTACAAGTTCTTCACGCCGAAGAACAAGGAGCAGCCGGAGATCCACGGCGGCTTCGCGCTGGCGCACTGGTGCGGCGATGAAGATGTTGCAGCGAAGGTGCAAAAAGACCTCGGCGTGACGATCCGCTGCATCCCCTTCACCGACCCGCTCGGCGAAGAGGGCGAAGGAAGGTGCATCTTTACCGGCAAACCGAGCCCGAAGCGCGTTGTGTGGGCGAAGTCTTACTGA
- a CDS encoding CPBP family intramembrane glutamic endopeptidase — MTLNAPARRAAIALLLLVPMPSIGVFLAMIAMPDTAVGKGVWTFSKIWLALFPLAWFLLIERGRIRMPRPTRAGLLAGVVTGSIIVAGIGLGYLLIGRHIIDETIVREQAIAVGLTSPLLYLGMAVYWCTINSLLEEYVWRWFVFTRCEAIASRYVAVGLSALFFTLHHIIALSVFFDFGITVIASLGVFVGGATWSWIYLRYRDIWGAYVSHLFADVIIFGIGYIMIFGG; from the coding sequence ATGACCTTGAACGCTCCCGCTCGCCGCGCTGCGATCGCGTTGCTGCTGCTCGTGCCCATGCCGAGCATCGGTGTGTTTCTTGCGATGATCGCCATGCCCGATACGGCCGTGGGCAAGGGCGTTTGGACGTTCTCAAAGATATGGCTGGCCTTGTTCCCCCTGGCATGGTTCCTGCTGATTGAGCGGGGCCGAATCCGCATGCCTCGGCCTACGCGTGCGGGGCTGTTGGCGGGGGTGGTGACGGGGTCGATCATCGTCGCAGGCATCGGGCTGGGTTACCTGCTGATCGGCCGACACATCATTGACGAAACAATCGTCCGCGAGCAGGCGATCGCAGTCGGCCTCACTTCGCCGCTGCTTTACCTGGGCATGGCTGTCTATTGGTGCACCATCAATTCGTTGCTGGAAGAGTATGTCTGGCGATGGTTCGTATTCACCCGCTGCGAAGCGATCGCGTCGCGCTATGTGGCGGTGGGGTTGTCTGCGTTGTTTTTTACGCTGCATCACATCATCGCGCTGTCGGTCTTTTTCGATTTCGGCATCACCGTCATCGCTTCGCTGGGCGTCTTCGTCGGCGGTGCGACGTGGTCGTGGATCTACCTGCGCTATCGCGACATCTGGGGGGCGTATGTCAGCCACCTGTTTGCCGATGTGATCATTTTCGGTATCGGCTACATCATGATTTTTGGGGGGTGA
- a CDS encoding glycine--tRNA ligase: protein MEDIVALCRRRGFVFQSSEIYGGINGFWDYGPLGVLLKKNLKDAWWNDIITCPDDGPDGKPLDMVGLDATIIMNPKVWVASGHVGGFSDPMVDCRECKSRFRADHMDEYPCPLKPSKKAGGFEKCSLTEAREFNLMFETYVGAIRNEDAKAYLRPETAQGIFANFDNVVNTSRVKVPFGIAQIGKAFRNEVTPRNFTFRSREFEQMEIEFFIRPDSAEEWYKFWRDTRYAWWKAIGLAGDNLTLREHDRDELAHYAKEGAGTSDIEYRFPFTAPGFGELEGVAHRTDYDLRQHAEHSGLGDKLKYFDQERNERYFPHVIEPSAGADRGTLAVLCEAYTPTPERKGSKVVMKFHPRLAPIKAAVFPLVNKEGMPEVAEKLYRQLRKKYSIEFDVKQSIGKRYARMDEAGTPYCFTVDGDTLTDNTVTVRDRDTASQDRIAIDKVEAFLAEKIGG from the coding sequence ATGGAGGACATCGTCGCCCTCTGCCGTCGCCGCGGCTTCGTCTTCCAAAGCTCCGAAATCTACGGCGGCATCAACGGCTTCTGGGACTACGGCCCCCTCGGCGTCCTGCTGAAAAAAAACCTCAAAGACGCATGGTGGAATGACATCATCACCTGCCCCGACGACGGTCCCGACGGCAAACCCCTCGACATGGTGGGCCTCGATGCCACCATCATTATGAACCCAAAGGTGTGGGTCGCCTCCGGCCACGTCGGCGGCTTCAGCGATCCCATGGTCGACTGCCGCGAATGCAAATCCCGCTTCCGCGCCGACCACATGGACGAATACCCCTGTCCGTTGAAGCCGAGTAAAAAAGCAGGTGGGTTTGAAAAGTGCAGCCTCACCGAAGCGCGTGAATTTAACCTGATGTTCGAAACATACGTCGGCGCGATTCGTAACGAAGACGCCAAGGCTTACCTTCGCCCTGAGACGGCGCAAGGCATCTTCGCTAACTTCGACAACGTCGTGAACACCAGCCGTGTCAAAGTTCCCTTCGGCATTGCGCAGATCGGCAAGGCCTTCCGCAACGAAGTCACGCCGCGCAATTTCACCTTCCGCTCGCGCGAGTTTGAGCAGATGGAGATCGAATTTTTCATTCGCCCCGACTCGGCTGAGGAGTGGTACAAGTTCTGGCGCGACACGCGCTACGCGTGGTGGAAAGCCATCGGCCTCGCCGGCGACAACCTCACCCTCCGCGAACACGACCGCGACGAACTCGCCCACTACGCGAAGGAAGGCGCCGGCACGAGCGACATCGAATATCGCTTCCCCTTCACCGCGCCCGGCTTCGGCGAGCTCGAAGGCGTCGCCCACCGCACGGACTACGACCTCCGCCAGCACGCGGAGCACTCGGGCCTCGGCGACAAACTCAAGTACTTCGACCAGGAGCGCAACGAACGCTACTTCCCGCATGTCATCGAACCCTCCGCCGGCGCGGACCGCGGTACGCTGGCCGTGCTTTGCGAAGCCTATACCCCGACGCCGGAGCGTAAGGGCAGCAAAGTGGTGATGAAGTTCCACCCGCGCCTCGCGCCGATCAAGGCGGCCGTGTTCCCGCTGGTGAACAAGGAAGGCATGCCCGAGGTTGCGGAGAAGCTGTACCGGCAGTTGCGGAAGAAGTACAGCATCGAGTTCGACGTGAAGCAGTCGATCGGCAAGCGCTACGCCCGCATGGACGAGGCAGGCACGCCCTACTGCTTCACCGTCGACGGCGACACGCTGACCGACAATACCGTCACCGTCCGCGACCGCGACACCGCATCACAAGACCGCATCGCGATCGACAAGGTCGAAGCGTTCCTGGCCGAGAAGATCGGCGGGTGA
- a CDS encoding M28 family peptidase, which produces MDQSGEQVQRGRWFKLVSRGAMVRLLVLAAILAGAGVYMMWMPGQSHRGPLPELTTEQAELRDRLAEHVRALAEGIGERNMNAEGSLAEAAAYVSDAFREVGYTPERHTYSVDGESVENIIAEVPGTDTPERIVVVAAHYDTVPGSPGANDNASGVAALIELARHFQDRPQPVTLRFISFVNEEPPFFQTEDMGSYQYARDMARRGDDIIAMMSMDGIGYYDESASSQQYPVGAIGWVYPSEGDFLAFVGRTRDAGLVREAVGAFRASAAFPSQGAALPGAIAGVGWSDHWAFWQHGYPGFMVTDTLPFRDPHYHGPGDTAERLDYNRMARVVTGLAGVVEAMARR; this is translated from the coding sequence ATGGATCAGAGCGGGGAACAAGTACAGCGTGGTCGGTGGTTCAAACTCGTGTCGCGGGGTGCGATGGTGCGGCTGTTGGTGTTGGCGGCGATTTTGGCGGGGGCGGGAGTTTACATGATGTGGATGCCGGGGCAGAGCCATCGGGGGCCCTTGCCGGAGTTGACGACGGAGCAGGCCGAGCTGCGCGATCGTCTCGCGGAGCATGTGCGTGCGCTGGCGGAGGGGATCGGCGAGCGGAACATGAACGCCGAGGGCTCGCTTGCCGAGGCGGCGGCGTATGTGTCGGACGCGTTTCGCGAGGTCGGCTATACGCCGGAGCGCCATACCTACTCCGTCGACGGTGAATCGGTGGAGAACATCATCGCCGAGGTGCCGGGCACGGACACGCCGGAGCGGATCGTCGTGGTCGCGGCGCATTACGATACGGTGCCAGGCTCGCCCGGCGCGAACGACAACGCCTCCGGTGTGGCGGCGCTGATTGAACTGGCGAGGCATTTTCAGGATCGGCCGCAGCCTGTGACGTTGCGGTTCATCTCGTTTGTCAACGAGGAGCCGCCTTTCTTTCAGACCGAGGACATGGGCAGCTACCAGTATGCCCGCGACATGGCCCGACGTGGCGATGACATCATCGCGATGATGTCGATGGACGGCATCGGCTATTACGACGAGTCGGCGAGCAGTCAGCAGTATCCCGTGGGGGCGATCGGTTGGGTGTATCCGAGCGAGGGCGATTTTCTTGCCTTCGTCGGCCGAACGCGCGACGCGGGGCTGGTGCGCGAGGCGGTCGGCGCGTTTCGGGCGTCGGCAGCGTTTCCGTCGCAAGGCGCGGCGCTGCCGGGCGCGATCGCGGGCGTGGGCTGGTCAGATCACTGGGCGTTCTGGCAGCACGGCTACCCGGGCTTCATGGTCACGGACACGCTGCCATTTCGCGATCCGCATTACCACGGCCCCGGCGACACGGCCGAGCGGCTTGATTACAACCGCATGGCCCGCGTGGTGACGGGGCTGGCGGGTGTGGTCGAGGCGATGGCCCGGCGGTAG
- the mnmA gene encoding tRNA 2-thiouridine(34) synthase MnmA has protein sequence MASSTPNPRPGSPRRGKVLVAMSGGVDSSVTAALLKREGYEVVGCFMRLGSDDSVEAAEGYDNMFEGACDPTKQPKANRQGCCSVNDASDARLVAAMLDIPFYVLNFKKDFGRIINYFVDEYNAGRTPNPCVRCNDWLKFGKLYDYAQSIDADYIASGHYARIGRALSGGRARLLRGVDHHKDQSYVLFGSPRDRIDHMMLPIGDLEKSAVRQLAEEFDLPVFDKPDSQEICFVPDNDYARLVRRRSPDLVEEGDVLDAEGNKVGRHPGHQHYTIGQRRGLGIALGYPIYVTHRDPQGNTITVGQKDDLLATGCTARDTNWLIDDVPTDWRPCEAKVRYNSQPVSAEVRATPGSGEDVLEVRFTEPVDAVTPGQAVVCYDGDAVMGGGWIDSATR, from the coding sequence ATGGCTTCGTCGACCCCAAATCCCCGGCCCGGCTCGCCCAGACGCGGCAAGGTGCTCGTCGCCATGTCCGGCGGCGTGGACAGCTCCGTGACCGCAGCCCTGCTCAAGCGGGAGGGCTACGAGGTCGTCGGCTGCTTCATGCGCCTCGGGTCCGACGACTCGGTCGAGGCGGCGGAGGGGTACGACAACATGTTCGAAGGCGCTTGCGATCCGACCAAGCAGCCCAAGGCCAATCGGCAGGGCTGCTGCTCGGTGAACGATGCGTCCGACGCTCGACTTGTCGCGGCGATGCTCGACATTCCGTTTTATGTGCTCAATTTCAAGAAAGACTTCGGGCGGATCATCAACTACTTCGTCGATGAGTACAACGCGGGGCGGACGCCGAACCCGTGTGTGCGATGTAATGACTGGTTGAAGTTCGGCAAGCTTTACGACTATGCGCAGTCGATTGATGCGGATTACATCGCATCGGGGCATTATGCTCGGATTGGGCGCGCTTTATCGGGGGGGCGGGCACGGCTGCTGCGCGGGGTGGATCATCACAAGGATCAGAGCTATGTGTTGTTCGGCTCGCCACGCGACCGCATCGACCACATGATGCTGCCCATTGGGGACCTGGAGAAGTCGGCAGTGCGACAGTTGGCGGAGGAGTTTGATCTGCCGGTGTTCGATAAGCCGGACAGCCAGGAGATCTGCTTCGTGCCGGACAACGATTATGCAAGGCTCGTTCGGCGGCGCTCGCCCGACCTGGTGGAGGAAGGCGACGTGCTTGATGCCGAGGGTAACAAGGTGGGCAGGCACCCGGGCCACCAGCATTACACCATCGGCCAGCGGCGAGGGCTGGGCATTGCACTGGGGTATCCGATCTACGTGACGCACCGCGACCCGCAGGGCAATACCATCACCGTCGGCCAGAAGGATGACCTGCTCGCGACCGGCTGCACCGCTCGCGACACGAACTGGCTGATTGATGATGTGCCGACCGACTGGCGCCCTTGTGAGGCGAAGGTGCGTTACAACAGCCAACCCGTGTCGGCGGAGGTGCGAGCGACCCCCGGAAGTGGTGAAGATGTGCTGGAGGTGCGGTTTACCGAGCCTGTCGACGCGGTGACACCCGGGCAGGCCGTGGTCTGCTACGACGGCGACGCGGTGATGGGCGGGGGGTGGATTGACTCGGCCACGCGATGA